From the Fusarium musae strain F31 chromosome 11, whole genome shotgun sequence genome, one window contains:
- the TRI8 gene encoding Trichothecene C-3 esterase → MALHRVLTLLLGLTAAAQGHIYKRAVSSEPLPPSEDPWYTAPEGYENKEPGTVLRLRPAPGNLTRITGNSSATYNILYRTTDSQYKPTWAVTTLFVPKLGANSSAAKLFNQSALLSYQVPYDSADVDASPSYAVYSAAGVSSLELFNAALGLGVFLSVPDYEGPLASFTAGVISGHATLDSIRAVLSLGLGLDTTNPRVALWGYSGGALASEWASELAVQYAPDLEDTVVGAALGGLTPNVTAVLDAISGKDAAGLAPSSILGLTSQYPDVQKYVLSQLKTSGENNKTAFLAAENYTLAEAGRAYAGVDIFDFFKDGEKLFRDPRVQRIINRDGIMGYHGVPQWPIFAYQGVHDEISPIANTDKLIERYCGIGANILYQRNTVGTHSQNFALNAATAIQWLATVLTGQYDKTYKTEGCTIQNVTRNNTALPLRKRGMPMRVYDLW, encoded by the coding sequence ATGGCTCTTCATCGTGTCCTCACGCTTTTGCTAGGCCTCACTGCTGCCGCTCAAGGCCATATTTACAAACGAGCTGTCTCGTCTGAACCGCTTCCGCCCAGTGAAGATCCATGGTATACCGCCCCAGAAGGCTATGAGAATAAAGAGCCCGGCACTGTTCTTCGTCTACGCCCTGCGCCCGGAAATTTGACCCGCATCACGGGAAACAGCTCCGCGACGTACAATATTCTATACCGCACTACAGACAGCCAGTACAAGCCGACATGGGCCGTCACGACGCTCTTCGTGCCTAAGCTCGGGGCCAACAGCTCTGCTGCGAAGCTGTTCAACCAGAGCGCTTTGCTCTCGTACCAAGTTCCCTACGATTCAGCAGATGTGGATGCTAGTCCAAGTTACGCAGTGTACTCCGCAGCTGGTGTCAGCAGTCTAGAGCTTTTCAACGCTGCTCTAGGTCTTGGCGTTTTTCTCAGCGTTCCCGACTACGAAGGTCCTCTTGCGTCGTTCACGGCGGGTGTCATCTCCGGACATGCGACTCTTGATTCAATCCGCGCTGTTCTCTCtctcggtcttggtcttgacacaACGAACCCTCGCGTTGCGCTTTGGGGATACTCTGGCGGCGCGTTGGCTAGTGAATGGGCTTCTGAGCTTGCTGTGCAGTATGCGCCTGATCTTGAAGACACAGTCGTTGGTGCTGCGCTTGGCGGCTTGACACCGAATGTAACCGCTGTCCTGGATGCTATTTCTGGCAAAGACGCTGCTGGTCTTGCGCCAAGCTCCATCCTCGGTTTGACAAGCCAATACCCTGACGTACAAAAGTACGTTCTCTCTCAATTAAAGACATCCGGAGAAAACAACAAGACTGCCTTCCTAGCTGCCGAGAACTACACCCTCGCTGAAGCAGGCCGCGCATATGCAGGAGTCGATATCTTCGACTTTTTCAAGGACGGCGAAAAATTGTTCCGCGATCCTCGCGTTCAGCGCATTATCAACCGCGATGGAATCATGGGCTACCACGGCGTTCCCCAATGGCCCATCTTTGCGTACCAGGGTGTCCACGATGAGATCAGTCCGATTGCCAACACCGATAAGCTCATTGAGCGATACTGTGGCATCGGTGCTAATATCTTGTATCAACGAAATACTGTTGGCACGCATTCGCAGAACTTTGCGCTTAATGCTGCAACGGCTATTCAGTGGTTAGCTACTGTTCTGACGGGGCAGTATGATAAGACGTACAAGACGGAGGGATGTACTATCCAGAATGTTACGAGGAACAATACTGCTCTtccgttgaggaagagaggcaTGCCTATGAGGGTTTATGATTTGTGGTGA
- a CDS encoding hypothetical protein (CAZy:GH5) has protein sequence MLSTSAAMWLLAVLCSEIPKALAQDAEGWYKTHPSMARIKHVNQDTHQIVDEYGRTRFFHGTNVVMKEEPWYRPFEWTPGVSSFGERDVQNMHDLGLNIVRLGHSWAGAEPVRGEYNQTFLDIMKKQTKLAEDHGIYVLVDVHQDVLAKQLCGHGVPDWFVKKDWITVGNAFGRLYNNFDGLGDAFAAYWKKLASEYVDTTNIVGYNLLNEPWVGDTYADPTLLVPGVADRKNMEGLWNRATKQIRTVDNDTLIWFEGATFDVLSGFNNVPLGDGSKTVHSFHYYNPPQLGPLKDTLYNRQKDNVRLKTAGVLTELTFWMGDDKQMAGLTEAMAATDANMVSWIGWAYENLYNGTSGKPYPELEKHYGRAYPAAIAGTPTSFGFDETSGIFKLNFTSEPNIDAPTEIILPTSTFPNGYELRVLPSGSLLQYKPDDRTLALFTSKDLKEETVISVEISRKLDF, from the exons ATGCTTTCTACCTCTGCAGCGATGTGGCTTCTGGCTGTATTGTGCAGTGAGATTCCAAAAGCGCTGGCTCAAGATGCAGAGGGCTGGTACAAGACTCATCCAAGTATGGCCCGGATCAAGCATGTGAACCAGGATACTCATCAGATCGTTGACGAGTATGGAAGAACTAGGTTCTTTCACGGAACAAACGTTGTTATGAAAGAGGAACCATGGTACAGGCCGTTTGAGTGGACTCCGGGTGTCTCGTCATTCGGCGAGCGAGATGTTCAAAATATGCATGATTTGGGCCTGAACATTGTCCGTCTTGGTCATAGCTGGGCTGGCGCGGAGCCAGTTCGCGGCGAGTACAACCAGACCTTCTTggatatcatgaagaagcagacGAAACTGGCAGAAGACCATGGTATTTATGTGCTGGTGGACGTGCACCAAGATGTACTGGCTAAACAACTTTGTGGTCATGGCGTACCTGAT TGGTTCGTTAAGAAGGACTGGATCACGG TCGGAAATGCGTTCGGGAGACTTTACAATAACTTCGACGGTCTGGGAGACGCTTTCGCCGCTTACTGGAAGAAACTGGCGTCAGAGTATGTCGACACCACTAATATCGTGGGGTACAATCTTCTTAACGAACCCTGGGTTGGCGACACATACGCCGATCCTACACTTCTCGTACCAGGAGTTGCTGATCGCAAGAATATGGAAGGACTTTGGAACAGAGCAACGAAACAGATCCGTACCGTTGACAATGATACACTTATCTGGTTCGAGGGCGCTACCTTTGACGTTCTTTCTGGCTTCAATAACGTGCCTCTCGGCGACGGGTCCAAGACAGTACATTCATTCCACTACTATAACCCACCGCAGCTGGGTCCGCTAAAGGATACACTCTACAATCGACAAAAAGATAATGTTCGTCTCAAGACCGCTGGTGTCCTCACAGAGCTGACGTTCTGGATGGGCGATGATAAGCAGATGGCTGGCCTTACGGAAGCCATGGCAGCAACTGATGCAAACATGGTATCTTGGATTGGGTGGGCATACGAGAATCTGTATAACGGAACATCGGGCAAGCCATATCCAGAGCTGGAGAAGCACTACGGTCGTGCGTATCCGGCTGCGATCGCGGGGACGCCTACTTCGTTTGGGTTTGACGAGACCTCGGGTATCTTCAAGTTGAACTTCACCAGCGAGCCTAACATCGATGCACCGACTGAGATCATTCTTCCTACTTCTACGTTTCCGAATGGGTACGAGCTTCGAGTCCTACCTAGTGGCAGTCTGTTGCAATACAAGCCCGACGATCGCACACTGGCCTTGTTCACGTCCAAGGATCTCAAAGAGGAAACAGTGATATCTGTTGAGATTTCCCGCAAACTTGATTTCTAA
- a CDS encoding hypothetical protein (CAZy:AA9), translating to MKFATSLAAVAALVQSTSAHYIFQQLSVGSTKYPVFQYIRQNSNYNSPVTDLDSNDLRCNVGTSGTNTQTVGVKAGDSITFTLDTAVYHQGPISVYMSKAPSSASSYDGSGGWFKIKDWVSYTFNLPTCIANGEYLLRIQSLGIHNPWPAGIPQFYISCAQISVTGGGSTVPSNQVKIPGAFKETDPGYTANIYSNFNSYTIPGPAVFSCNGAPGGDNGGGSPTTTLQTSTRASSTQVPPVSTQPSGQCALLWAQCGGNTWTGPKCCATGTCKAINDFYSQCTT from the exons ATGAAGTTCGCTACTTCCCTTGCCGCGGTTGCGGCCTTGGTGCAAAGCACCTCTGCTCATTATATCTTCCAGCAGCTTAGTGTTGGGTCGACCAAGTATCCCGTCTTTCAGTACATTCGACAGAACTCAAACTACAACTCTCCTGTCACTG ACCTCGATTCTAACGACCTTCGATGCAATGTCGGTACCTCGGGAACCAATACCCAGACTGTCGGAGTGAAGGCTGGCGACTCGATTACCTTCACTCTTGACACCGCTGTCTACCACCAAGGACCGATTTCGGTGTACATGTCCAAGGCACCTAGCTCTGCTTCATCTTACGATGGAAGCGGTGGCTggttcaagatcaaggactGGG TCAGCTACACTTTCAACCTTCCCACTTGCATTGCCAATGGCGAATATCTTCTTCGCATCCAGAGTCTAGGTATTCATAACCCTTGGCCAGCAGGTATCCCTCAG TTCTACATCAGCTGCGCCCAGATTAGTGTTACTGGTGGAGGTAGCACTGTTCCCAGCAACCAGGTCAAGATTCCTGGTGCTTTCAAAGAAACCGATCCTGGATACACCGCCAAC ATCTACTCCAACTTCAACAGCTATACTATTCCTGGACCTGCAGTG TTCTCTTGCAACGGTGCCCCTGGCGGTGATAATGGCGGCGGCAGCCCCACTACGACTCTACAGACCTCTACCCGAGCGTCATCTACACAGGTTCCTCCCGTGTCGACTCAGCCATCTGGCCAG TGCGCTCTTCTCTGGGCCCAGTGCGGTGGAAACACTTGGACCGGTCCAAAGTGCTGCGCCACTGGAACCTGCAAGGCGATCAACGACTTCTACTCTCAATGCACCACTTAA